In a genomic window of Diadema setosum chromosome 3, eeDiaSeto1, whole genome shotgun sequence:
- the LOC140226347 gene encoding uncharacterized protein: MTSRKRILDQGVVTISHYFKEKEDSDPKMDFSDATTEKATQEHSDSDNAHGLTDSAVHTVVNPLHRDLEGTSPGASAESPPRSSLEKKRRVDGEKSTTDELLATLIHKIDEMNSNLTSRLDTALGKIETNEKEISNLKEEQESCRFDIKQLQDQVNKQEKENMKLRERLVDLTAREMRNTAVFYGFPEGAENTGKCEQLIKEFAKSNMQMEGEVSIERAHRTGRIRPKPGPPRPVVVAFSRYTTRQTVISSARRYLKERPFQHNGKDHQIFVDEMLPVEVRESRRKLLPLKRKLKEEDPKRKVYFKYPARLFYRETESGKEVEYKQHTTR, from the coding sequence ATGACATCGAGAAAAAGGATCTTAGACCAAGGAGTCGTTACAATCTCCCATTATTTCAAGGAAAAGGAGGATTCTGACCCTAAGATGGATTTTAGCGACGCTACTACGGAGAAGGCTACGCAAGAGCACAGTGACAGTGATAATGCACACGGCTTAACTGACTCTGCAGTGCACACGGTAGTGAATCCACTTCACCGAGATCTGGAGGGAACCAGCCCGGGCGCGTCGGCGGAATCACCTCCACGCTCCTCGCTTGAGAAAAAACGACGAGTAGACGGGGAGAAGTCAACCACAGATGAACTACTCGCGACCCTTATCCACAAGATAGACGAAATGAACTCCAATCTCACATCCAGGTTGGACACAGCTCTTGGTAAGATTGaaacaaatgagaaagaaatcaGTAACTTGAAAGAGGAGCAAGAGTCGTGCCGTTTTGATATCAAACAGTTACAGGACCAAGTAAACAAGCAAGAAAAGGAGAATATGAAATTGAGAGAGCGTCTTGTTGACCTCACTGCGAGAGAGATGAGGAATACGGCTGTGTTTTACGGATTTCCCGAAGGTGCTGAAAACACTGGGAAGTGTGAGCAATTGATCAAAGAATTTGCCAAgtcaaatatgcaaatggaagGTGAAGTGAGCATTGAAAGAGCTCATCGCACAGGCCGCATCAGGCCAAAACCCGGTCCTCCTCGCCCAGTTGTGGTAGCTTTCAGTAGATACACAACCAGACAAACAGTGATCAGCAGTGCCCGCAGATATTTGAAGGAGAGGCCTTTTCAGCACAACGGAAAGGATCACCAGATATTTGTCGATGAGATGCTGCCGGTGGAAGTGCGAGAAAGCAGGAGGAAATTGCTGCCACTGAAACGAAAGCTGAAAGAGGAGGACCCAAAGCGAAAGGTGTACTTCAAATATCCGGCGCGATTGTTTTACAGGGAGACTGAGAGCGGAAAAGAAGTGGAGTACAAGCAGCACACCACAAGATAG